AGTAGTCGACGAATTCCGCACCCAGCGCGTCGCGGAAGAACGGATCGTCCTTCAGCGCGAACACCGCTTCGCGCAGCGTCTTCGGCAGCAGTTCGGCCTTGGTCTCGTAGGGCGTATCCGCCGACGGGCCGGGATCGAGCTTGCGGTCGACGCCGTCGAGGCCTGAGAGAATCTGCGAGGCCATGTAGAGATAGGGATTGGCGGCGGGCTCGCCGATGCGGTTCTCCAGCCGGGTAGCGGCATCGCCCGCGCCGCCGAGCACGCGGATCATGACGCCGCGGTTGTCGCGTCCCCAGATCGCGCGATCCGGCGCCAGCGAATAGGAACGGTAGCGCTTGTAGCCGTTGATGGTCGGCGTCGTGAACACCGTCGAGGCGCGGGCGTGCTGCAGCAGCCCTGCAAGATAGGCGCGGCCGAACGGGCTCAGCGCCTCGCCGCCGTCCTTGGCCATGAAGGCGTTCTCGCCGCCCGCGCGCGACACCAGCGACTGATGCAGATGCCAGCCGGAGGCGAACACGTTCGGCAGTCTCGGCCGGCACATGAAGGTGGCGTGGTAGCCGTGGCGGCGGGCGATCTGCTTCACGGCGCTGCGGAACAGCACCATGTTGTCGGCGGGCTCGAGCCCGGCTTTGGGCGCAAAGGTGAATTCGCACTGGCTCGGGCCGAACTCGACCTCGACCGAGCGCAGCGGCAGGCCGAGCGCCAGCACGTCGCGCCGGATGATTTCGAGCACCGGCTCCATCTGGTCGTAGCGCTGCTCGGTGAGATATTGGTAGCCGTGCGACAGCAGGCTTACATCGGGCGGCGTGCCCGGCTGGCCGGCATGCTCCGGCGACATTTTCGAATCTTCGAGCTTGAAGATGTGGAATTCGACTTCGAGCCCGGCGACGAAGTCGTAGCCGCGTTTGCCGAGCCCGTCGAGAACCGACCGGTACAGGTTCCGCGTCGCGAACGGCACCGGGCGACCGTCGGCGAAATGGAGATCGCACATCAGCCATCCCGTGCCCGGAGCCCACGGCAGCGCGCGGAAGGTGGTGGGATCGGCTACCATCAGCACGTCGGCGGCGCCTTCCATCTCCTTCATGCCGAAGCCGCCGCCGGACGTGAACACCGGAAACACCGTGCGGTGCGAGGTGTCCTTGGCGAGCATGGTGGTGGTGATCGAGCAGCCGCTCTCCAGCGAGGCCAGCGCCTCGCCGGCGACCAGCGTCTTGCCCCTGAGAATGCCGTGCTGGTCGGGGAACGACAGCCGGATCACCTCCAGCTTCTGCTCCTCGACGATTCGGCGCAGGCGGCTTGCCGCCTCCTTCTGCTCTTTCGACCAGAGCCCGTGACTACAGACAAAACTCAACGCGTCCCCCCAGTCCTCGTTCTTTCATTCCGGGCGATGCGCCAGCATCGAACCTCAGATGTGCAATTGCACATCGGAGAATCTCGAGATTCTCAGGTGCGCAACTGCGCACCATAGTTCGGCTCTGCGAGCCGCCCCGGAATGACGGTGCCAGAATTGTCAAACCGCCTTCAGATGGCGAATCTTTTCGGCAATCTCGCTCGGCACCGGCGCTGCCCATGGCGCGCTGCGGCGGCGCTTGACGTCGACCTCCATCCAGAAGGTTTCCCAGCCCCGCGTCGGCCCGATGCCGTCCATGGTGGCGGGACCCTGGATGCTGCGCGCGCGGCCGGCGTCGAGGAACAGCATCGGCTGGCCGCCGCCGGTGACCGTCTCGATCTGCTGCCGCAGCAGCCGGCGATACTGCACGATCGCCTTGTCGGCCTGGCCGAGATGTTCCCTGGTGCGGTCCTGGATCGCGCCCATCGATTCCACCGCCCACTGGTCGTGCACGTTGATGTCGTTGCCCATGCCGGTGTAGGTCGCCGTCAGCTGTTCCTGCGGATCGAAGCCGTAATCGTTGGTCTTGTTCTTGCGCGACTTGTAGTCGGGCAATTCGTAGAGTTCGAGGCGCTGGTCGCGCATCTTGTTCTTGTCGACCGGCGTCGAATAGGAGGTGAAGACCGCGTACCAGTAGCAGTTTTCGTCGTCGACCGGCACGTGCCACTGCGTGATCGTCATCTCGGTGCTCATCGGTATGACGAAGCCGTGCGGGAACAGCTGGTTGGTGACGCGGACATGGGTGCGCTCGTCGTCGATCTCGCGCAGCGTGATCAGGCGAAGTCCATATTCGGTGTGTTCGACATTGATGATGGGGCGGTCGTATTCGCGCAGGATCTTGGTCATCGGCAGGTCGCTGCCGGCGGAAGCGCCGCGGAACTGCTTGCCATAGGCGGTCGAGGTGTCCTCGTCCTCGAAGAAGCGGTGCAGGAAGGAAGCATGCGACGGGTCGATGCCGACTTCGAGCGCCTGCAGCCAGTTGCAGTTGATGTGGCCCTTGAATGCAAAGGTGTGGCTGTCCGGCGCGACGAAGCAGTCGATCTCGGGAAAGGCCGGCGGCTCGCCTTCGCCGAGCCAGGCCCAGAGGATGCCGCTTCTTTCGACCACCGGATAGGCGCGCTGCCGGATGCCCTTGCACAGCTGCGAATCCTTGGGTTCGGCCGGCGTCTCGAGGCATTGGCCCGACGCGTCGAACAGCCAGCCATGGAAGGCGCAGCGCAGGCCGCCGTTTTCCAGCCGGCCGAAGGCGAGGTCGGCGCCGCGATGCGCGCACTGCCGGTCGACCAGGCCGTAACGGCCCTCTTCGTCGCGGAACAGCACGAGGTCCTCGCCGAGCAATTTGACCGGTCGCACCGGGCGCGGTCCCTGCAGCTCGTCGACCAGCGCGGCCGGCTGCCAGTACATCCGCATCAGTTTCCCGCACGGGTCCTTCGGTCCCGTCCGCGTGATCAGGTCGTTCTGCTCCTGGCTCATCATGGCGGCATAAATCCTCTTGTCGCGCGATTTGTTCGTCTATTGAACTAATGGGCGAATTATGACATGCATTGGGAAAGCGGCAAGCACAATCTTTCAACGACGTCGGCGGAACGCTCCAATGCCAAAGCCAAAGCGCGGGGATCGCGAAGCGCGCGCCACCGATTTCGTCGAGAGCCTCGACCGCGGCCTGCGCCTGCTGCAGAAGTTCGGCGCCGTCAGCGGCCCGGCGACGCTCAGCGATCTGGCGCGCGCCGCCGAACTGCCGCGCGCCACCGCGCGCCGCATCCTGTTCACGCTCGAGCGCGGCGGTTTCGTCGCGACCGACGGCAAGCTGTTCAGCCTCACCCCGCACGTCCTGACGCTGGCGACGTCCTATCTGCGTTCGAGCCAGGTGGTGGCGGTGCTGCAGCCGGTGCTCGACCGGATCGCGACGGCCGCGCAGGAGATCAGTTCGCTGGCGGTGCTGGACGGCGAGGAGGTCGTGTTCATCGCCCGCGGCAGCCCGGCGCGGGTGTTCTCGACCGGCCTCGACATCGGCTATCGCCTGCCGGCGTTTTGCACCTCGGTCGGCCGCGCCATGCTCGGCCAGTTCGACGATGCCGAGCTCGCGACGAGGCTGGCGAAGATGCGCCGCGAGCCGATGACCGCGCACACGGTGACGGATCCGGAACGGCTGCTCGCCGCCATCGTCGCCGACCGCGAAAAGGGCTATTCGCTGGTCGACCGCGAGGCCGAGCCGGGGTTTCGCTCGATCTCGGTGCCGATCCGCCGTTACGACGGCGCCATCATCGCCGCGATCAATATGGGCGCCCATGTCGATCGCGTCTCCACCTCCGAAATGATCGATCGCTTTCTGCCGCTGCTTCGCGAGGGCGCGGACTCGGTAAAATCCATGCTGCTGTGATCCTGTCCGGATCCAGTTCGTCTCCACCATCGGTTTGGAACAGATGCCCCATATCGTCGTCGAATATTCCGCCGATGCCGGCTTCGACATCACCGGTTTGATGCAGGCCTTGCACAACGCCGCCGCATCGACCGGCGTGATGCAGGCGGCGGATATCAAGGTCCGCGCGCTGCCCTATGCGGATTATCTGGTGGCGGGCAAACGGGACAGCTTCTGCCACGTCTTTGTCTATCTGCTCGAGGGCCGCACGCCCCAGCAGAAGCTGACCCTGAGCGAGACGCTGCGCACCGCGATGGCGACCTTGCTGCCGGACGCGAAAAGCCTCAGCGTCGATATCCGCGACATGGACGCATCGGCCTACAAGAAGCGGCTGAACATGGACCTCTAAGCGGAACGAGCGCCGCGCTGACGGCGTGCGCCGGATCGTTGAGCGCCGAGCCGCTGACGGTGCCGAATTTCTGCAGCAGCGCTTTGGCCACCGTCAGTTTGACGGCCGCGGGCGCGCCATGGAGGAACAGCAGCTTCATGGCCGA
The sequence above is drawn from the Bradyrhizobium sediminis genome and encodes:
- a CDS encoding glutamine synthetase family protein, which produces MSFVCSHGLWSKEQKEAASRLRRIVEEQKLEVIRLSFPDQHGILRGKTLVAGEALASLESGCSITTTMLAKDTSHRTVFPVFTSGGGFGMKEMEGAADVLMVADPTTFRALPWAPGTGWLMCDLHFADGRPVPFATRNLYRSVLDGLGKRGYDFVAGLEVEFHIFKLEDSKMSPEHAGQPGTPPDVSLLSHGYQYLTEQRYDQMEPVLEIIRRDVLALGLPLRSVEVEFGPSQCEFTFAPKAGLEPADNMVLFRSAVKQIARRHGYHATFMCRPRLPNVFASGWHLHQSLVSRAGGENAFMAKDGGEALSPFGRAYLAGLLQHARASTVFTTPTINGYKRYRSYSLAPDRAIWGRDNRGVMIRVLGGAGDAATRLENRIGEPAANPYLYMASQILSGLDGVDRKLDPGPSADTPYETKAELLPKTLREAVFALKDDPFFRDALGAEFVDYYVHIKNAEIERFQAEVSDWEQREYFEMF
- a CDS encoding aromatic ring-hydroxylating dioxygenase subunit alpha, which gives rise to MMSQEQNDLITRTGPKDPCGKLMRMYWQPAALVDELQGPRPVRPVKLLGEDLVLFRDEEGRYGLVDRQCAHRGADLAFGRLENGGLRCAFHGWLFDASGQCLETPAEPKDSQLCKGIRQRAYPVVERSGILWAWLGEGEPPAFPEIDCFVAPDSHTFAFKGHINCNWLQALEVGIDPSHASFLHRFFEDEDTSTAYGKQFRGASAGSDLPMTKILREYDRPIINVEHTEYGLRLITLREIDDERTHVRVTNQLFPHGFVIPMSTEMTITQWHVPVDDENCYWYAVFTSYSTPVDKNKMRDQRLELYELPDYKSRKNKTNDYGFDPQEQLTATYTGMGNDINVHDQWAVESMGAIQDRTREHLGQADKAIVQYRRLLRQQIETVTGGGQPMLFLDAGRARSIQGPATMDGIGPTRGWETFWMEVDVKRRRSAPWAAPVPSEIAEKIRHLKAV
- a CDS encoding IclR family transcriptional regulator domain-containing protein, encoding MPKPKRGDREARATDFVESLDRGLRLLQKFGAVSGPATLSDLARAAELPRATARRILFTLERGGFVATDGKLFSLTPHVLTLATSYLRSSQVVAVLQPVLDRIATAAQEISSLAVLDGEEVVFIARGSPARVFSTGLDIGYRLPAFCTSVGRAMLGQFDDAELATRLAKMRREPMTAHTVTDPERLLAAIVADREKGYSLVDREAEPGFRSISVPIRRYDGAIIAAINMGAHVDRVSTSEMIDRFLPLLREGADSVKSMLL
- a CDS encoding 5-carboxymethyl-2-hydroxymuconate Delta-isomerase, translating into MPHIVVEYSADAGFDITGLMQALHNAAASTGVMQAADIKVRALPYADYLVAGKRDSFCHVFVYLLEGRTPQQKLTLSETLRTAMATLLPDAKSLSVDIRDMDASAYKKRLNMDL